From Microcystis aeruginosa NIES-2549, a single genomic window includes:
- a CDS encoding RRXRR domain-containing protein: MARVPVISKDGKPLMPTKPSRARRWIKEGKAIGKFNDLDIFYVQLTDEPSDNKTQPIAIGIDQGKLFSGIGVQSSLFTLWKAHLELPFKRVKERMDNRCLMRRGRRGRRINRQLPFNLRAHRQKRFLNRRQGKLAPSIRANRQLELRVVSELTKIYPITDIYFEYIKADVDLTSGRKGAKSGKGFSPVMVGQKWAIEQLSQFATVHTRFGWQTSNLRKHLRLEKSKNKAEQSPESHANDGIALACFQFLDYLPFHNSNGHGYDWKGYVKVTNAPFAVIKRPPISRRQLHLMVFSKGGKRRKYGGSTTRHGFRKGDLVSSPKGIGYVSGDTEKQLSVSDTSWKRLGQIAVSKIQLIRRSNGLIVSH; the protein is encoded by the coding sequence ATGGCAAGAGTTCCTGTTATCTCAAAAGACGGAAAACCGTTGATGCCCACTAAACCCAGTCGGGCCAGGCGGTGGATTAAGGAAGGAAAAGCTATCGGTAAATTCAACGACTTAGATATTTTCTATGTCCAGTTAACCGATGAACCTTCCGATAACAAAACCCAACCGATTGCTATTGGTATTGACCAGGGTAAATTATTTTCGGGAATTGGCGTTCAATCCTCTCTTTTTACTCTTTGGAAGGCTCACTTAGAACTTCCTTTTAAACGAGTAAAAGAGCGCATGGACAATCGCTGCTTAATGCGAAGAGGACGTAGAGGAAGACGGATTAACCGCCAACTTCCTTTTAATCTAAGAGCGCATCGACAAAAACGATTCTTAAATAGAAGACAAGGAAAATTAGCTCCCTCAATCAGAGCTAATCGTCAACTTGAACTTCGAGTCGTTTCCGAACTAACCAAAATCTATCCAATTACCGATATTTATTTTGAGTACATCAAAGCCGATGTTGATTTAACTTCTGGTAGAAAAGGGGCTAAGTCTGGAAAAGGTTTCTCGCCGGTTATGGTTGGACAAAAATGGGCTATTGAGCAACTGTCTCAGTTTGCAACAGTCCATACTCGCTTTGGTTGGCAAACCTCTAATCTCAGAAAACATTTGCGACTAGAAAAGTCTAAAAATAAAGCAGAACAATCACCAGAAAGTCATGCTAACGATGGAATTGCTCTTGCCTGTTTTCAATTTTTAGATTATTTGCCATTTCACAATTCTAATGGTCATGGATATGATTGGAAGGGTTATGTTAAAGTAACAAACGCTCCCTTTGCTGTCATCAAACGTCCTCCTATTAGTCGTCGTCAACTTCACCTGATGGTTTTTTCTAAAGGTGGTAAACGACGTAAATATGGTGGCTCTACCACAAGACATGGGTTCCGTAAAGGAGATTTAGTTTCTTCTCCCAAAGGGATTGGTTATGTAAGTGGAGATACCGAAAAACAGCTATCTGTAAGCGATACCAGTTGGAAACGATTGGGACAAATAGCTGTTAGCAAGATTCAGTTAATTCGTCGTTCTAACGGTTTAATTGTTTCTCACTAA
- the trmD gene encoding tRNA (guanosine(37)-N1)-methyltransferase TrmD produces MQFDIITLFPDFFTSPLQSGLLAKALERDIARVNLVNLRDFAHDKHRRVDDEPYGGGVGMLLKPEPIFEAIESLETLPPREIVLMTPQGEPLNQALLKTWAGSYQQLILICGHYEGVDERVCEHLVTREVSLGDFVLTCGEIPALAIINGVTRLLPGTVGKAESLKLESFEAGLLDYPQYTRPPVFRGWQVPPVLRSGNHQDIADWRYQQQLDRTQERRPDLWQKWLEEQD; encoded by the coding sequence GTGCAGTTTGACATTATTACTCTCTTTCCCGATTTTTTTACTTCACCGCTGCAGTCGGGGTTGTTGGCAAAAGCTCTCGAACGCGACATCGCTAGGGTAAATTTGGTCAATCTCCGAGATTTTGCCCACGATAAACACCGTCGCGTCGATGATGAACCCTACGGTGGTGGTGTGGGAATGTTATTAAAACCAGAGCCAATTTTTGAGGCGATCGAGTCTTTAGAAACTTTACCACCCCGGGAGATCGTGCTGATGACTCCCCAGGGGGAACCTCTCAATCAAGCTTTACTGAAAACTTGGGCCGGTAGTTATCAGCAGTTAATTCTCATCTGCGGGCATTATGAAGGAGTAGATGAGCGGGTTTGTGAGCATTTGGTGACTAGAGAGGTATCTTTAGGTGATTTTGTCCTAACTTGTGGTGAAATCCCTGCTTTAGCGATTATTAACGGGGTGACGCGGTTGTTACCCGGGACGGTAGGTAAGGCCGAATCGTTGAAATTGGAGAGTTTTGAGGCGGGTTTATTGGATTATCCCCAATATACCCGGCCCCCAGTCTTTCGCGGTTGGCAAGTGCCGCCGGTTTTGCGCTCAGGTAATCATCAGGATATCGCCGATTGGCGCTATCAACAACAACTCGATCGCACTCAGGAACGTCGTCCAGATCTCTGGCAAAAATGGCTAGAGGAACAGGATTAA
- a CDS encoding diflavin flavoprotein, whose protein sequence is MTTNTLIPNPAINNRPRDVQTAEIADQTWVFRSRTWDRLKFEIEYARQRGTTANSYLICGDKTALIDPPGESFTEIYLEEIRQYVPLHRLDYLILSHVNPNRIVTLKALLDQTHQITILCSKSAVNTLKNAFPDAQILGIRTDEILDLGQGHQLSFINVPTPRWPYGICTFDQKTQILYSDKFFSVHLCSDDILDKNWKQLDADRRYYFDCLHAVQSKPVETALDKIKEFPAQYYAPAHGPIIRYSLSRLAHDYRYWCQEQKTRPLQVALLYASAYGNTATMARSIERGLLENDLAVESINCEFATPAEISQAIENCDGFIIGSPTLAGHAPTQIQTALGIVLSTAAKTKLAGVFGSYGWSGEAVDLIETKLKDANYRLGFESLRVRFNPTESSLQAGYLAGETFARTLKKTKKLRVPQQGMTETQIDRTAQAVGRIVGSLCVLTTRQGEDHAGFLTSWVSQASFNPPGLIIAVADEQAADRLINSGTVFILNILKEGRNLRRHFSNRIKSGGDVFTGLETQVGENGGLILSESLAYLECTVQERQLCGDRWLVYATVERGQVLDSNGVTAIGHRKSGSQY, encoded by the coding sequence ATGACCACTAATACTTTAATTCCCAATCCTGCTATTAATAATCGCCCCCGCGATGTTCAAACCGCCGAAATTGCCGATCAAACTTGGGTTTTTCGCTCGCGTACTTGGGACAGATTAAAATTTGAAATAGAATATGCTCGTCAACGGGGAACCACCGCTAATTCCTATCTTATCTGTGGCGATAAAACCGCCTTAATCGATCCCCCTGGAGAATCCTTCACCGAAATTTATTTAGAAGAAATTCGTCAATATGTCCCCTTACATCGTCTCGATTATCTGATTCTCAGTCACGTTAATCCTAACCGCATCGTCACTTTAAAGGCATTATTAGACCAAACCCATCAAATCACCATCCTCTGTTCTAAATCGGCTGTAAATACCCTAAAAAATGCCTTTCCCGATGCCCAAATTTTGGGCATACGAACCGATGAAATCCTTGATTTAGGGCAAGGTCATCAACTAAGTTTTATTAATGTTCCTACCCCGCGCTGGCCTTATGGTATCTGCACTTTTGACCAAAAAACCCAAATTTTATACAGCGATAAATTCTTTAGTGTGCATCTGTGCAGTGACGATATTTTGGATAAAAATTGGAAACAATTAGACGCAGATCGTCGTTATTATTTTGATTGTCTTCATGCCGTACAATCAAAACCAGTAGAAACAGCCCTCGACAAAATTAAAGAATTTCCTGCCCAATATTATGCACCCGCCCACGGTCCGATAATTCGCTATAGTCTTAGTCGTCTTGCCCACGATTATCGCTATTGGTGTCAAGAACAAAAAACTCGACCCCTACAAGTGGCTTTATTATATGCTTCTGCCTACGGAAATACTGCCACCATGGCCCGCTCGATCGAAAGAGGATTATTAGAAAATGATCTAGCCGTAGAATCAATAAATTGTGAGTTTGCCACCCCCGCCGAAATTAGTCAAGCGATCGAAAATTGTGACGGATTTATTATCGGTTCTCCCACCTTAGCTGGTCACGCTCCTACCCAGATTCAAACCGCTTTAGGAATCGTTCTTTCCACGGCAGCAAAAACTAAATTAGCTGGGGTTTTTGGTTCCTACGGTTGGAGTGGAGAAGCGGTAGATTTAATTGAAACTAAACTCAAAGATGCTAATTATCGCCTCGGTTTTGAGTCTTTGCGCGTGCGTTTTAACCCCACAGAAAGCAGTTTACAAGCAGGTTATTTAGCTGGAGAAACCTTCGCCAGGACCTTGAAAAAAACCAAAAAATTGCGGGTTCCCCAACAGGGAATGACCGAAACACAAATCGATCGCACTGCCCAGGCCGTTGGTCGGATCGTCGGTTCCCTCTGTGTTCTCACCACTCGTCAGGGCGAGGATCATGCTGGTTTCTTGACCTCTTGGGTATCCCAAGCCAGTTTTAACCCCCCGGGGCTAATTATCGCCGTTGCTGACGAACAAGCCGCCGATCGCCTAATTAACTCGGGAACCGTCTTTATCTTGAATATTCTCAAGGAAGGGCGCAATTTACGCCGCCATTTTTCCAATCGCATCAAATCTGGCGGCGATGTCTTTACAGGATTAGAAACCCAAGTCGGGGAAAATGGCGGTCTGATTTTAAGCGAAAGTCTCGCCTACCTGGAGTGTACGGTCCAAGAGCGACAACTCTGCGGCGATCGCTGGTTAGTCTATGCCACGGTCGAGCGGGGTCAAGTTTTGGATAGTAACGGTGTCACCGCCATCGGTCATCGCAAATCTGGTAGTCAATATTAA
- a CDS encoding phosphate-starvation-inducible PsiE family protein, producing MYEPIKNPSPMMVRVVQVLEMIQDLIVISLCIGLFSFMVLEVREMFMSLLPPIQFRIVTADILFLLILVELFRLLIIYLQEKRVSIGVAVEVSIVSVLRELIVRGVLETNWTQVLAACAFLIVLGTLMVLRVWLPPTFEGIDPEQKVSERYRQHLVKELTEINSKT from the coding sequence ATGTACGAACCAATTAAAAATCCTTCCCCAATGATGGTGCGGGTAGTGCAAGTCTTAGAAATGATTCAAGATTTAATTGTCATTTCTCTCTGTATTGGTTTATTTAGCTTCATGGTGTTAGAAGTCAGAGAAATGTTTATGTCTCTGCTGCCACCGATTCAATTTCGGATTGTTACCGCCGATATTTTATTCCTCTTAATTCTAGTAGAATTGTTCCGATTGTTAATTATTTATTTGCAAGAAAAACGAGTTTCTATCGGTGTTGCCGTGGAAGTTTCTATCGTCTCAGTTTTGCGAGAATTAATTGTCAGAGGAGTCCTAGAAACTAATTGGACACAAGTATTAGCCGCCTGTGCTTTTCTAATAGTTCTCGGCACATTAATGGTATTAAGAGTTTGGCTTCCTCCCACCTTTGAAGGTATCGATCCCGAGCAAAAAGTTTCCGAGCGTTATCGTCAACATTTAGTTAAAGAATTAACTGAAATAAATAGCAAAACTTAA
- a CDS encoding cyanophycinase, translating into MIIELETQNHQNPTPISLKTAILVIGGAEDKVHGKEILHTFWNRAGGSEAVIAIVPSASREPVLIGDRYQKIFEEMGAKYVKVIDIRDRVQGEDPQFQAYIEECTGVFMTGGDQLRLCGLLSDTPLMERIRQRVQQGELTLAGTSAGAAVMGHHMIAGGSSGEAPNRALVDMAMGLGLIPEVIVDQHFHNRNRMARLMSAISGYPERLGIGIDEDTCAMFERDGTMTVIGCGTVTVIDAREMSHTNHHHVTANEPLSLHNLRVHILSYGDSYHLKKHQVIAKLG; encoded by the coding sequence ATGATCATCGAGCTAGAAACCCAAAACCACCAAAATCCTACCCCCATATCTCTCAAAACGGCGATTTTAGTCATTGGAGGTGCCGAGGATAAAGTCCACGGTAAAGAGATACTGCATACCTTTTGGAATCGCGCTGGGGGTAGCGAAGCAGTGATCGCTATTGTTCCCTCCGCTTCCAGAGAACCGGTGTTAATCGGCGATCGCTATCAGAAGATTTTCGAGGAAATGGGGGCAAAATACGTCAAAGTTATCGATATTCGTGATCGCGTACAGGGAGAAGACCCCCAATTCCAGGCCTACATCGAAGAATGTACAGGTGTATTTATGACTGGAGGCGACCAGCTGCGTTTATGCGGTTTGCTCTCCGATACCCCCCTGATGGAAAGAATCAGACAAAGAGTGCAACAGGGAGAACTGACCTTGGCTGGAACTAGCGCCGGGGCTGCCGTTATGGGTCATCACATGATTGCCGGGGGCAGCAGCGGGGAAGCACCCAATCGGGCCCTAGTGGACATGGCCATGGGATTAGGTCTCATTCCTGAAGTCATTGTCGATCAACATTTCCACAATCGCAACCGCATGGCTCGGTTAATGAGCGCTATCTCTGGTTATCCCGAACGTTTAGGAATTGGCATCGATGAGGATACCTGCGCTATGTTTGAACGGGATGGCACGATGACGGTAATCGGCTGCGGTACGGTAACGGTAATTGATGCCAGGGAAATGTCCCACACCAACCACCATCACGTCACCGCCAACGAACCCCTGAGTCTGCATAATCTGCGGGTGCATATTCTTTCCTACGGTGATAGCTATCATCTCAAAAAACACCAAGTGATCGCTAAATTAGGGTAA
- a CDS encoding diflavin flavoprotein has product MVALITPKPAKTSRLTTQIQEIAENTFTLRCLDWDRDRFDIEFGLENGTTYNSFVIQGEKTALIDTSHRKFDRLYLEELTKLININHLDYLIISHTEPDHSGLVKEVLELVPEVTVVGAKVAMQFLENMVHRPFKQLIVKSGDTLDLGNGHVLEFVAAPNLHWPDTIFTFDAKTATLFTCDAFGMHFCDDQTYDLEKELLEADFQTYYDCLMRPNARSVLGAIKRIEKFEINLIATGHGPLLKHHIADWVGRYQTWSQEQTSADTLVTVFFTQDYGQSEHLATMISQGLTKTDVVTELVDMNNADPHEVRELINQSKGVIIGMPPQSSPTNQMILSTILASVNGKQAVGLFESGGGEDEPIFPLRNKLQEIGAIEAFPPLLVKDNTNQSLDFIADEAGTDLGQWLSREKTIKQIKSINNDLEKALGRISTGLYLITSQKADLSSAMIASWVTQASLNPLGVAIAVAKDRAMVSFLQPSDTFVLNVLAEDNYQKLMKHFLKRFSPGANRFEGIKTYTANNGSPILGDALAYIECEVTSRLDCGDHWVVYCTVNTGRVARLDVLTAVHHRKVGNHY; this is encoded by the coding sequence ATGGTGGCTTTAATCACTCCAAAACCCGCTAAAACCAGCCGTTTAACCACACAAATCCAAGAAATCGCCGAAAATACTTTTACCTTGCGCTGTTTGGATTGGGACCGCGATCGTTTTGATATCGAGTTTGGTTTAGAAAACGGTACGACTTATAACTCTTTTGTTATTCAAGGGGAAAAAACCGCTCTCATTGATACATCTCACCGAAAATTCGATCGCCTTTATCTGGAGGAATTAACTAAACTAATCAACATCAATCATCTTGATTATTTAATTATCAGTCACACCGAACCCGACCACAGTGGTTTAGTCAAAGAAGTTTTAGAATTAGTCCCAGAAGTTACCGTGGTGGGTGCAAAAGTTGCCATGCAATTCCTGGAAAACATGGTACACAGACCCTTTAAACAGTTAATCGTTAAAAGTGGTGATACTTTAGACTTAGGTAATGGTCATGTTTTAGAATTTGTTGCGGCCCCTAATCTTCATTGGCCTGATACTATCTTCACTTTTGATGCTAAAACTGCCACCCTTTTTACCTGTGATGCCTTCGGAATGCACTTTTGTGATGATCAAACCTATGATCTAGAAAAAGAGCTGCTAGAAGCCGATTTTCAAACCTATTATGACTGTCTGATGCGACCGAATGCTCGTTCAGTTTTAGGGGCAATTAAAAGAATCGAGAAATTCGAGATTAATCTCATTGCCACCGGTCACGGACCCCTATTAAAACACCATATTGCTGATTGGGTGGGACGTTATCAAACTTGGAGTCAAGAACAAACTTCTGCTGATACTTTAGTGACTGTATTCTTTACCCAAGATTACGGACAAAGCGAACATTTAGCTACCATGATTAGTCAGGGTTTGACTAAAACTGATGTGGTGACAGAATTAGTCGATATGAATAATGCTGATCCCCACGAAGTCAGAGAATTAATCAATCAGTCTAAGGGAGTTATCATCGGAATGCCGCCCCAATCTTCCCCGACTAACCAGATGATTTTAAGCACGATTCTTGCTTCAGTCAATGGCAAACAAGCGGTAGGATTATTTGAGTCAGGAGGTGGGGAAGATGAACCAATTTTCCCCTTAAGAAATAAATTACAGGAAATCGGGGCGATCGAAGCTTTTCCTCCTCTTTTAGTTAAAGATAATACCAATCAATCCCTCGATTTTATTGCCGATGAAGCAGGAACCGACCTCGGCCAATGGTTAAGCCGAGAAAAAACGATTAAACAAATTAAATCGATTAACAACGACTTAGAAAAGGCTCTAGGACGTATTAGCACTGGATTATACCTAATTACTTCCCAAAAAGCCGATTTATCCAGTGCTATGATTGCCTCTTGGGTGACGCAAGCAAGTTTAAATCCTTTAGGTGTGGCGATTGCAGTGGCCAAAGATCGGGCAATGGTATCATTTTTACAGCCTAGCGATACCTTTGTTTTAAATGTTTTGGCTGAGGATAATTACCAGAAATTAATGAAACATTTCCTCAAGCGTTTCTCTCCCGGTGCCAATCGTTTTGAAGGCATTAAAACCTATACTGCCAATAATGGATCACCAATTTTAGGCGATGCCTTAGCTTACATAGAATGTGAAGTCACCAGTCGTTTAGATTGCGGCGATCATTGGGTAGTTTATTGTACCGTTAATACTGGACGAGTTGCTCGTTTAGATGTCTTAACTGCTGTCCATCATCGCAAAGTTGGCAACCATTATTAA
- a CDS encoding lysylphosphatidylglycerol synthase transmembrane domain-containing protein, which translates to MNKGKNEMLKKFLRWLIIGGTLFFVLSNLKNNWDNVTSVRIENHGWLFLFLALVTTIIAQIWAGWVWTWILKSYQQPIKTSAGIGIYMITNLGKYLPGNIGHFYARIVAINKAGSDWGTASLSVLLELLLLVCAALAIAVIASGLGWMKSSSSLGIQILVLGLILIGIHPKFLNYPLKILSQKKKIAQEPVYLTKYPLVPLLGETGFLLWRGAGFILAGMVLKMITPAQILPLLGTFSFAWLLGLVVPGAPGGLGVFEATVIALLDTEKFPAANVLVTVAIYRLISILSEVIAAVIGTKLVKDKAKFFS; encoded by the coding sequence ATGAATAAAGGAAAAAACGAAATGCTGAAAAAATTTCTACGTTGGCTGATTATTGGGGGAACCTTATTTTTTGTTCTCAGTAACCTTAAAAATAACTGGGATAACGTTACCTCAGTTAGAATTGAAAATCATGGTTGGTTATTTCTTTTCTTGGCACTTGTAACCACCATTATCGCTCAAATTTGGGCAGGATGGGTGTGGACATGGATACTCAAAAGCTATCAACAACCGATTAAAACCTCCGCAGGAATTGGCATCTATATGATTACCAATTTAGGAAAATATCTACCTGGTAATATCGGTCACTTTTATGCTCGCATCGTGGCAATTAATAAAGCAGGGAGTGATTGGGGAACTGCTAGTTTAAGCGTTTTATTAGAACTTTTACTACTGGTATGTGCAGCCTTAGCCATAGCAGTAATTGCTAGTGGTTTAGGTTGGATGAAATCTAGCTCAAGTCTAGGGATACAGATATTAGTTTTAGGATTAATTTTAATCGGCATTCATCCCAAATTTTTAAATTATCCTCTCAAAATCCTTAGCCAAAAGAAAAAGATTGCTCAAGAACCAGTTTATCTAACTAAATATCCTCTCGTCCCTCTCCTCGGTGAAACTGGATTTTTATTGTGGCGCGGCGCGGGTTTTATTTTAGCTGGGATGGTATTAAAAATGATCACCCCCGCTCAGATTTTACCCCTACTAGGAACCTTTAGTTTTGCTTGGTTATTGGGTTTAGTTGTCCCTGGAGCGCCGGGAGGATTAGGAGTGTTTGAAGCTACAGTAATCGCACTTTTAGACACAGAAAAATTTCCCGCCGCTAACGTACTTGTCACCGTTGCTATCTATCGTTTAATTAGCATTCTCTCCGAAGTCATTGCCGCCGTAATCGGGACAAAATTAGTTAAAGATAAAGCCAAGTTTTTTAGTTAG
- the cphA gene encoding cyanophycin synthetase, producing MKILRTQTLRGPNYWSIRRDKLIVMRLDLEDLAEKPSNEIPGFYEGLIDVLPSLVEHYCSPGYRGGFFERVRTGTYMGHIIEHIALELQELAGTPVGFGRTRGTSTPGVYNVVFEYVEEQAGRYAGRAAVRLCQSIVDTGTYPQEELAQDLADLRDLCNNASLGPSTETIVKEAQARNIPWLLLSARAMVQLGYGVHQKRIQATLSSFSGILAVELACDKEGTKTILKDAGIPVPRGTVIQYLDELSAAIEEVGGFPIVIKPLDGNHGRGISIDIKNQQEAEEAYDLASAASKTRSVIVERYYKGSDHRILVINGKVAAVAERIPAHVVGNGRSTIEELIEITNRDPNRGEGHANVLTKITIDKTALNVLGKQGYELTSILPQGAIAYLRATANLSTGGIAVDRTDEIHPENVWIAQRVAKLIGLDIAGIDVVTEDIRKPLREVDGVIVEVNAAPGFRMHVAPSRGLPRNIAAPVIDMLFPPGTPSRVPILAITGTNGKTTTSRLISHICRQTGKVVGFTTTDGVYIDDYLVEKGDNTGPYSASMILKDPTVEIAVLETARGGILRSGLAFNQCDVGVVLNVAADHLGIGDIDTIEQMAKVKSVVAEVVSAEGYAVLNADDPLTASMAEKVKGRVAYFSMSADNPIIHDHIRRGGMAAIYENGYLSILEGEWTLRIEEAVNIPVTMQGMAPFMIANALAACLATFVQGIDIELIRQGVRTFKPSVAQTPGRMNLFDLGHHHALIDYAHNPAGYEAVGGFVGNWSGEKVGVVGGPGDRRDDDLILLGKLSAQMFDRIIVKEDNDTRGRRRGEVADLILRGISQENASLRPEVILDETEALEKALSTVSEGGLVVIFPESVTQAIDLIEKHRPLTDNRG from the coding sequence ATGAAAATTCTCAGAACCCAAACCCTGCGCGGTCCCAACTACTGGAGTATTCGTCGCGACAAGCTCATTGTTATGCGTCTAGATCTCGAAGATCTCGCAGAGAAGCCATCGAATGAAATCCCAGGCTTTTATGAGGGACTAATCGATGTTCTCCCCAGTTTAGTCGAACATTACTGCTCCCCCGGTTATCGCGGCGGTTTCTTTGAACGAGTCCGCACTGGCACTTATATGGGCCACATTATCGAACATATCGCCCTGGAATTGCAGGAATTGGCGGGAACTCCCGTCGGGTTTGGTCGCACTAGAGGCACCTCAACCCCAGGAGTCTATAACGTGGTGTTTGAATACGTTGAGGAGCAAGCGGGACGTTATGCGGGTCGGGCTGCCGTGCGGTTGTGTCAATCGATTGTCGATACGGGAACCTATCCTCAGGAAGAATTGGCCCAAGATTTAGCCGATTTACGCGATTTATGCAATAATGCCTCCCTCGGTCCGAGTACCGAAACCATCGTCAAAGAAGCACAAGCTAGAAATATCCCCTGGTTACTCCTGAGCGCTCGTGCCATGGTGCAATTGGGCTATGGCGTTCACCAAAAGCGCATTCAAGCCACTTTAAGCAGTTTTTCGGGGATTTTAGCCGTTGAGTTGGCCTGTGACAAGGAAGGCACGAAAACTATCCTCAAGGATGCCGGCATTCCCGTCCCCCGGGGTACGGTGATTCAATACTTGGATGAGTTGTCAGCGGCAATCGAGGAAGTGGGAGGATTTCCCATCGTGATTAAACCCCTCGATGGCAACCACGGCCGCGGCATCAGCATCGACATCAAAAATCAGCAGGAAGCAGAGGAAGCCTATGATCTAGCCAGTGCCGCCTCGAAAACCCGCAGCGTGATCGTAGAAAGGTACTATAAAGGCAGTGATCACCGAATTTTAGTCATAAATGGCAAAGTCGCCGCCGTGGCCGAACGGATCCCCGCTCACGTCGTCGGTAATGGGCGCTCAACTATAGAAGAATTAATCGAAATTACTAATCGGGATCCCAACCGGGGTGAGGGTCACGCCAACGTTTTAACTAAAATAACTATTGACAAAACCGCCCTTAATGTGCTAGGGAAACAGGGCTATGAATTAACCAGCATTTTACCCCAAGGTGCGATTGCCTATCTGCGGGCCACGGCTAATTTAAGCACCGGCGGCATCGCCGTGGATCGTACCGACGAAATTCACCCCGAAAACGTCTGGATCGCCCAAAGAGTGGCAAAATTAATCGGTTTGGACATTGCCGGGATCGATGTGGTGACAGAGGATATCCGCAAACCCCTGCGAGAAGTGGACGGGGTAATCGTAGAAGTCAACGCCGCTCCCGGTTTTCGGATGCACGTCGCCCCCAGTCGCGGTTTACCCCGCAATATCGCCGCCCCGGTTATCGATATGTTATTCCCCCCCGGGACTCCCAGTCGCGTGCCGATTCTGGCAATTACGGGAACTAACGGCAAAACCACCACTAGCCGCTTAATTTCTCATATTTGCCGACAAACGGGGAAAGTAGTCGGATTTACCACGACGGACGGCGTATATATCGATGATTATCTGGTAGAAAAGGGCGATAACACCGGTCCCTACAGTGCCAGTATGATTTTGAAGGATCCCACAGTCGAGATTGCCGTATTAGAAACGGCCCGGGGTGGTATCCTGCGATCGGGTTTAGCCTTTAATCAGTGCGATGTGGGAGTGGTGTTAAATGTGGCCGCTGACCATTTGGGTATCGGTGATATCGACACCATTGAACAAATGGCAAAAGTAAAAAGCGTTGTGGCCGAGGTGGTTAGCGCCGAGGGTTACGCGGTTTTAAATGCCGATGACCCCTTGACCGCTAGTATGGCCGAAAAAGTCAAGGGAAGAGTGGCTTATTTTTCCATGAGTGCCGATAACCCGATTATTCACGACCATATCCGTCGCGGTGGCATGGCCGCCATTTATGAGAATGGCTATCTGTCGATTCTAGAGGGAGAATGGACGCTGAGAATCGAGGAAGCGGTCAATATTCCCGTGACTATGCAGGGAATGGCCCCTTTTATGATTGCTAACGCCTTGGCCGCCTGTTTAGCCACTTTTGTGCAGGGTATCGATATCGAGTTAATTCGCCAAGGAGTGCGGACTTTTAAACCTTCCGTGGCCCAGACCCCCGGCAGGATGAACTTGTTTGACTTGGGACACCATCACGCTTTAATCGATTATGCCCATAATCCGGCTGGATACGAAGCCGTCGGCGGTTTTGTCGGCAATTGGTCCGGGGAAAAAGTCGGCGTGGTCGGCGGACCTGGCGATCGACGCGATGATGATTTAATTTTATTAGGGAAATTATCAGCCCAAATGTTCGATCGAATTATTGTTAAGGAAGATAACGATACTCGCGGTCGCCGCCGGGGGGAAGTGGCCGATTTAATTCTCCGGGGAATTAGCCAAGAAAATGCCAGTTTGCGGCCGGAAGTTATTCTCGATGAAACGGAGGCTTTAGAGAAGGCTTTAAGCACGGTTTCTGAGGGTGGTTTAGTGGTAATTTTCCCGGAAAGTGTCACCCAGGCGATCGATTTGATCGAGAAACATCGACCCCTGACCGATAACCGGGGTTAA